The Salvia splendens isolate huo1 chromosome 21, SspV2, whole genome shotgun sequence genome includes a window with the following:
- the LOC121784846 gene encoding probable galacturonosyltransferase 4 — protein MKMKLRKFLLLFLPLMFVAPILLCTDTLQFYFPSSTSRNEFVEDVSAFELSVPLKEPLRTSYTRASSGEITRITRQLTEDSAEDETEKSTLSHGSNKQSLDGNAIRQVIDNVHETQVVTGKGTSDKIKSRENGEIHSLHSDGTTEKSLERKEMKQQNGPREKVNTKTEKQNERTVLPDARLRLLKDQLMQGRIYLSLPETRNNAQFIKELRLRIKEVRRAIGDSTNDSELPKNAHEKLKAMEQTLLKGKQIQNDCAAMIKRLRAMLHLSEEQLRVQKKQALFLTHLTAKTTPKGLHCLPLRLSTEYFLLNASQMHFPDKEILDDPKLYHYALFSDNILAAAVVVNSTITHAEDPSKHVFHIVTDRLNYAAMNMWFIANPPSKATIQVQNVEEFTWFNSSYSPILRQLGSSSTNYYFKGRRAESDSGLRYRHPKYLSIMNHLRFYLPHIFPKLDKVLFLDDDIVVQKDLTGLWSTDLKGKVIGVVETCGESFHRFDRYLNFSNPIISKSFDPRACGWAFGMNIVDLNEWRKQNITDVYHKWQNLNRDRLLWKLGTLPPGLITFQNHTHALERSWHVLGLGYNPNVPQKDIERAAVIHYNGNLKPWLEIAIPKFRNYWAKFVDYDQLYLRECNITP, from the exons ATGAAAATGAAGCTGAGGAAGTTTTTACTTCTCTTTCTGCCGCTGATGTTTGTTGCTCCAATTCTTCTCTGCACCGACACTCTTCAATTCTACTTCCCTTCCTCTACTT CTAGGAATGAGTTCGTAGAAGATGTTTCCGCCTTT GAATTATCAGTACCGCTGAAAGAACCACTGCGCACGTCTTACACTAGAGCATCATCTGGAGAGATTACTCGCATTACAAGACAGTTAACTGAAG ATTCAgcagaagatgaaactgaaaaaTCCACTTTGAGCCATGGCAGCAACAAGCAGTCCTTGGATGGGAATGCCATAAGACAGGTGATAGATAATGTGCATGAGACTCAGGTTGTGACAGGGAAGGGAACGTCggataaaattaaatcaaggGAGAATGGAGAGATTCATTCCCTCCATTCTGATGGCACAACAGAAAAGTCTTTAGAGAGAAAG GAAATGAAACAACAAAATGGTCCTAGAGAAAAAGTGAACACTAAGACTGAGAAACAGAATGAACGAACAGTTCTTCCAGATGCACGTCTCCGCCTGCTTAAGGATCAACTTATGCAGGGAAGGATTTATCTTTCCCTCCCAGAAACTAGAAATAATGCTCAGTTTATTAAGGAGCTGCGGTTGCGCATCAAGGAAGTTCGACGCGCAATTGGGGATTCCACCAACGATTCCGAGCTGCCGAAGAA TGCTCATGAGAAATTGAAAGCAATGGAGCAAACTCTGTTAAAAGGGAAACAGATACAAAATGATTGTGCTGCTATGATAAAGAGACTCCGTGCAATGCTTCATTTGTCCGAGGAGCAGCTTCGTGTCCAGAAGAAACAGGCCTTATTTTTGACGCACTTAACTGCAAAGACAACTCCTAAAGGGCTTCATTGTCTTCCTTTGCGCCTTTCGACAGAATATTTCTTGTTGAACGCATCTCAAATGCATTTCCCCGACAAGGAAATATTAGATGATCCCAAGTTATACCACTATGCCTTGTTTTCGGATAATATACTGGCTGCGGCAGTTGTTGTGAACTCCACAATAACCCATGCAGAG GATCCTTCAAAACATGTCTTCCACATTGTCACTGATAGGCTAAACTATGCTGCAATGAACATGTGGTTTATAGCAAATCCCCCTAGCAAAGCAACAATACAGGTTCAGAATGTCGAGGAGTTCACATGGTTTAATTCTAGTTACAGTCCAATTCTTAGGCAGCTGGGCTCATCATCCACAAATTATTACTTCAAAGGCCGCCGTGCTGAATCTGATTCGGGCCTTAGATATAGACATCCAAAATACCTCTCAATCATGAATCATCTGCGCTTTTACCTTCCACATATCTTTCCGAAGCTGGACAAGGTTTTGTTCTTAGATGATGATATTGTAGTGCAGAAGGATCTTACTGGCCTGTGGTCTACTGATCTAAAGGGTAAAGTCATAGGTGTTGTTGAAACATGTGGAGAAAGCTTTCACCGGTTTGACCGCTACCTTAATTTTTCAAATCCTATTATCTCAAAGAGTTTTGACCCACGAGCTTGTGGATGGGCGTTTGGCATGAATATCGTTGATCTGAATGAGTGGAGGAAACAAAATATCACCGATGTGTACCACAAATGGCAGAACCTG AATCGGGATAGACTCTTATGGAAACTAGGAACTCTGCCACCAGGTTTGATAACCTTTCAGAATCACACCCACGCTCTTGAAAGATCTTGGCATGTATTGGGACTTGGTTATAATCCAAATGTACCTCAAAAGGATATTGAACGAGCAGCAGTTATACATTACAACGGAAACTTAAAACCATGGCTTGAGATTGCCATCCCAAAGTTCCGAAACTACTGGGCAAAGTTTGTGGACTATGATCAGCTATACTTGCGCGAGTGCAACATCACCCCTTAA